Proteins found in one Paenibacillus sp. FSL R10-2782 genomic segment:
- a CDS encoding ATP-binding protein, with the protein MKEILSMIPQLIRASFENDMRTVEAAALTLIRKLKKEEPAVAEEIAKALSYYGVGASVSRSVGIDPPPTDRDTFMSLARVEEPIANEPIVVLSEENSQHIDAFIRERSLAKKLLAAGIKPPTSLLLYGPPGVGKTFLTSMLSHKLNLPLITLDLASSISSYLGKTGQNLKKVIEYAQSSPSILFLDEFDAVAKRRDDPGDLGELKRIVNVLLKELEDWPSHSIVVAATNHADMLDKAIWRRFDRALEIGLPDLEARKTLWLHYLGNYMETLDEKFSYVLAEVTHGRSAADIAQLSERIIRQIIVDDSEPIVAIINQLKTVSEDSKFNSLFAKAAKESLGKKVTQKTIASWLGISPSTLSHHLKVNKEE; encoded by the coding sequence ATGAAGGAAATCCTTAGCATGATCCCCCAGTTGATACGTGCATCTTTTGAAAACGACATGCGAACAGTTGAAGCCGCTGCCCTCACTTTAATCCGAAAATTAAAAAAAGAAGAGCCAGCAGTTGCCGAAGAAATAGCAAAGGCACTTTCCTATTACGGGGTAGGCGCTTCCGTATCACGATCAGTTGGTATTGATCCACCTCCAACTGATCGTGATACCTTTATGTCTTTGGCTCGAGTGGAAGAACCCATTGCAAATGAACCTATAGTCGTTTTGAGCGAAGAAAACTCCCAGCATATCGATGCTTTTATCAGAGAGCGATCCTTAGCTAAAAAATTGCTGGCGGCTGGTATTAAGCCCCCAACTAGTCTTTTGCTCTATGGCCCTCCTGGAGTAGGAAAGACTTTTCTAACTTCTATGCTCTCTCACAAATTGAATCTCCCGCTAATTACCTTAGACTTGGCATCTTCAATATCAAGTTACTTAGGAAAAACTGGGCAAAATCTAAAAAAAGTGATTGAATACGCCCAAAGTTCTCCCTCTATTCTATTTCTTGATGAGTTTGACGCTGTAGCTAAACGCAGAGACGATCCCGGAGATTTAGGCGAGTTAAAAAGAATAGTTAACGTTCTTCTAAAAGAGTTGGAAGACTGGCCAAGTCATTCAATTGTTGTAGCCGCTACAAACCATGCAGATATGTTGGATAAGGCCATTTGGAGAAGATTTGATCGGGCCTTGGAAATAGGACTACCTGACCTGGAGGCAAGAAAAACGCTTTGGTTACATTACTTAGGAAATTATATGGAAACGCTTGATGAGAAGTTCTCTTATGTTCTTGCAGAAGTGACACATGGACGAAGTGCGGCAGATATTGCCCAATTATCAGAAAGAATCATCAGACAAATTATTGTTGATGACAGTGAACCCATAGTCGCGATTATCAATCAATTAAAAACAGTTAGCGAAGATAGCAAGTTTAATAGCTTATTTGCAAAAGCCGCTAAGGAATCACTTGGAAAAAAAGTTACTCAAAAAACCATTGCCTCTTGGCTTGGTATCAGCCCTTCAACATTAAGTCATCACTTAAAAGTCAATAAGGAGGAATAA
- a CDS encoding S8 family peptidase yields MPDEDQRFLPIIGYGENLIEPVKPANGYGETSFPRTYSEARQRAKEQILNLRKKIDNIPSEKRVEEIVVTFRLNHKFLAKSYTPNTLFKDIDVENIGSRRWFYSEEDNPDESNYSKMHFVRATPANLDRLEEILDQNEAVTKEAFRKDLQKIEDISLLSPEEVIVGFEENWEHGKVEMVLHPFESETDVAIEKFKRILAEHGVPPESLRIKNYTNGPTFISGNLNRKALDAINDFNPLRTAHPIRISSFPEMRTISVEPYAPEPARGNTRSSIKVGMFDGGIDPTNPLLVNHVHDNNVLDTEPINEGIAHGTAVAGCILYGPLNPYGRGSQVPQPLVSVESFRVLPLNDPNDYELYEAIDIIESIVPARHDIDVYNLSFGPHGPILDDDISRFTYVLDDLAWNYRKLFVVAVGNDGDLEKPFNRIQAPSDIVNGLGVGAFSYDFSSGEVIRASYSSIGQGREGCKVKPDISSFGGDENRPIHLVSSIHGQKHLSMGTSFSAPIISGMAGEILGRCDRFDPLVARALLIHSANNPNGICNEFGYGFIDQSVEQIMNCSDKLVTLVYSSSILPANFAKLPIPYPINARDAGMVDVKYTIAVLAKANPLHVEDYTESAIEDTFYPHDKKYRFTLNKKPLTRHIHEDEDEIQRLLEQGYQKSLLPVSRSPHSYQTEQARRGELKWDTVVQRWDRMRATSLENPFLVLHGMGRNSGNDRMDYAVIATISAPKYVGSLYEDILNEYKQLQPVQLRAANEILVPIR; encoded by the coding sequence ATGCCTGATGAAGATCAACGCTTTTTACCCATAATTGGTTATGGTGAGAACCTTATTGAACCGGTAAAACCTGCAAATGGATATGGTGAAACTAGTTTTCCTAGGACTTATTCAGAAGCTCGCCAACGAGCCAAAGAACAAATTTTGAATTTGAGGAAAAAAATTGATAACATCCCTTCAGAAAAACGGGTAGAAGAAATTGTTGTTACATTTAGATTGAATCATAAATTTCTTGCTAAATCATACACTCCCAACACTTTATTTAAAGATATAGATGTTGAGAACATTGGTTCTAGAAGATGGTTTTATTCTGAAGAGGATAACCCAGATGAATCCAATTATAGCAAGATGCATTTTGTACGTGCCACCCCTGCTAATCTTGACAGACTAGAAGAGATTTTAGATCAAAATGAGGCTGTAACAAAAGAGGCGTTTAGAAAGGATTTACAGAAAATTGAAGATATTTCTTTACTCTCCCCAGAAGAAGTGATTGTTGGGTTTGAAGAAAATTGGGAACACGGTAAAGTTGAAATGGTGCTGCATCCATTTGAAAGCGAGACCGATGTTGCCATAGAAAAATTTAAGAGAATTCTTGCAGAGCATGGTGTCCCCCCGGAATCATTAAGAATAAAAAATTATACCAACGGTCCTACATTTATTAGTGGGAATCTTAATAGAAAAGCATTAGATGCGATTAATGATTTTAATCCCTTAAGAACAGCGCATCCTATACGGATAAGTTCTTTTCCTGAGATGCGAACAATAAGTGTTGAGCCGTATGCACCTGAGCCTGCGAGGGGTAACACAAGATCGTCTATAAAGGTTGGGATGTTCGATGGTGGTATAGACCCAACTAACCCATTACTAGTAAATCATGTTCACGATAATAATGTCTTGGATACCGAACCAATAAATGAGGGGATAGCACACGGTACAGCAGTAGCTGGATGTATCCTCTATGGACCTTTGAATCCATATGGACGGGGTTCTCAAGTACCTCAGCCACTCGTGTCAGTTGAAAGCTTTCGTGTTCTACCATTAAATGATCCTAATGATTACGAACTGTATGAGGCAATCGATATAATCGAAAGCATCGTGCCTGCCAGGCATGATATAGATGTCTATAATCTATCTTTTGGGCCTCACGGACCTATCTTGGACGATGACATCTCCAGATTCACATATGTACTTGATGACTTAGCCTGGAATTATAGAAAACTCTTCGTTGTCGCAGTTGGTAATGACGGGGATCTAGAGAAGCCTTTTAACCGCATTCAAGCTCCTTCCGATATAGTGAACGGGCTTGGAGTAGGGGCATTCTCATATGATTTTTCTAGCGGAGAGGTTATCAGAGCTTCTTACAGCTCGATCGGACAAGGACGAGAAGGTTGTAAGGTTAAACCAGACATCTCTAGTTTTGGCGGAGATGAGAACAGACCAATTCATCTAGTTTCTAGTATTCACGGTCAAAAACATCTCAGTATGGGGACAAGCTTTTCAGCTCCAATCATTTCTGGAATGGCGGGAGAAATTTTAGGGCGCTGTGATAGATTCGATCCGTTAGTTGCACGAGCGCTACTAATTCATTCTGCTAACAACCCTAATGGAATATGCAATGAATTTGGCTACGGATTTATCGATCAATCTGTGGAACAGATTATGAACTGTTCTGATAAACTTGTCACCCTTGTCTACAGTAGTTCAATCCTCCCAGCGAATTTTGCAAAACTTCCGATTCCTTATCCTATAAACGCCAGAGATGCGGGAATGGTTGATGTTAAATACACAATTGCTGTCTTAGCTAAGGCAAACCCACTACATGTCGAAGATTATACTGAATCAGCAATAGAAGATACATTTTATCCTCATGATAAAAAATACCGTTTTACTTTAAACAAGAAGCCTTTGACTAGGCACATACACGAAGATGAAGATGAAATACAACGTCTTTTAGAACAAGGGTATCAAAAAAGCCTGCTTCCTGTATCCAGAAGTCCTCATAGTTATCAAACTGAGCAAGCAAGACGCGGGGAACTGAAATGGGACACTGTCGTTCAACGCTGGGATAGAATGAGGGCAACTTCATTAGAAAATCCATTTTTGGTCCTTCACGGAATGGGGCGTAACAGCGGGAATGATAGAATGGATTATGCTGTAATTGCAACAATATCTGCCCCCAAATATGTAGGAAGTTTGTATGAAGACATCCTTAATGAGTACAAGCAGTTACAACCTGTGCAATTGCGCGCAGCTAATGAAATATTAGTCCCTATAAGATAA
- a CDS encoding family 43 glycosylhydrolase → MKWINNSKWLGAWICIILAVVGTGLQPNAAHADTTSVTHATYGAEALNGLDTIHADAALSLNAAASTAITNGTDWKDTAGNPIQANSGNILKVGSTYYWYGEHAENWKFEKVNVYTSTDLKNWSFRSTILSKNSAPELNSSKIERPKVIYNKATGKYVLWAHYENGTDYSLGRVAVATSDTPDGTFIYQGSFRPLNYESRDMTVFTDTDGSGYLVTASRKNGGANDTMAIFKLTDDYTGVQSFVGWIFENGYREAPAVVKKNNTYYLFTSQASGWYPNQGAYATASSMTGSWSALSPFGDPAAYGSQIHSIATITGSTGTSYIYMGDRWNPLNLSDHKFIWLPLTLNDSSKTATLNWYSSWDLNAATGNVILPSLVNHAQGKTATANSAASGSPASLANDGNAQTSWKAASASWPAWWQVDLGSTKTISEVDISWFMYKGSEAYYKYKIEYSTDGVNYSIIDRTSNTAYGFTSDKVNFQARYVRINIVNAVLFNNPNNWYTPTVHEVRLLGN, encoded by the coding sequence GTGAAGTGGATCAACAACAGCAAATGGCTGGGCGCATGGATATGCATCATACTTGCAGTGGTCGGTACAGGGCTTCAACCGAATGCAGCACATGCCGATACGACAAGTGTGACCCATGCAACCTATGGAGCCGAAGCGCTAAATGGTTTGGATACCATTCATGCTGATGCAGCATTATCGCTGAACGCAGCAGCAAGCACAGCTATTACAAACGGAACGGATTGGAAAGATACCGCAGGTAATCCGATTCAGGCCAACAGCGGCAATATTCTAAAGGTAGGCTCCACTTACTATTGGTACGGCGAGCATGCCGAGAACTGGAAATTTGAAAAAGTGAACGTATATACCTCTACCGATCTGAAAAATTGGTCCTTCCGCAGCACCATTCTCAGCAAGAATTCCGCCCCTGAGCTGAATTCCAGCAAAATCGAGCGTCCCAAGGTCATTTATAACAAAGCAACCGGCAAATACGTGCTGTGGGCGCATTATGAAAATGGTACCGATTATTCGCTGGGCCGCGTAGCTGTTGCTACCAGTGATACACCGGACGGAACTTTTATCTACCAAGGCAGCTTCCGTCCACTGAATTATGAATCCCGCGATATGACCGTGTTCACGGATACGGACGGCAGTGGCTACCTCGTTACCGCTTCCCGCAAAAATGGCGGTGCCAACGATACGATGGCGATCTTCAAGCTGACCGACGATTATACGGGCGTGCAATCGTTCGTCGGTTGGATTTTCGAGAATGGCTACCGTGAAGCCCCTGCTGTTGTGAAAAAGAACAACACCTACTACCTGTTCACCTCGCAGGCATCCGGCTGGTATCCGAATCAGGGTGCTTATGCAACCGCCAGCTCCATGACGGGAAGCTGGTCTGCGCTTTCGCCCTTCGGTGACCCGGCAGCCTATGGTTCGCAAATCCACTCCATCGCCACGATTACAGGCAGCACAGGAACCAGCTACATCTATATGGGCGACCGTTGGAATCCGCTCAATCTGAGCGACCACAAGTTTATATGGCTACCGCTGACCCTGAATGACTCTAGCAAAACGGCAACGCTGAACTGGTATAGCAGTTGGGATCTGAATGCCGCGACAGGCAATGTGATTCTGCCTTCGCTTGTGAATCACGCGCAAGGCAAAACGGCGACTGCCAACTCAGCCGCATCCGGCTCTCCGGCTTCACTGGCGAACGACGGCAACGCCCAAACCTCGTGGAAGGCTGCATCTGCATCCTGGCCCGCTTGGTGGCAGGTTGATCTCGGCAGTACGAAGACGATCAGCGAAGTGGATATTTCCTGGTTTATGTACAAAGGGTCTGAGGCGTATTATAAGTATAAAATTGAATACAGCACGGATGGAGTTAATTATTCCATCATTGACCGCACAAGCAATACTGCGTATGGGTTTACCAGTGACAAGGTTAACTTCCAGGCACGCTATGTACGAATCAATATCGTCAATGCGGTGTTATTTAACAACCCGAACAACTGGTACACCCCGACTGTGCATGAAGTAAGGCTGCTTGGTAATTAA
- a CDS encoding GntR family transcriptional regulator: MNKYQRIAQEVKQRIMDKTYSGDDPIPDEISLASEFQVSRMTIKRALDTLVMEGLLNRKRGHGTFIVKSVHNGPVNVVVNEMLGLTNLLRGKEIKNKIVAFDVQFPSEEVAAHLFIDANSPVYHVIRLRVVEGEPYVIERTYMPTKLISGITEQVLYGSVYQHIKEELGLNIVGSHRTIRASKSTELDREHLDCAADDPILEIEQVGYLDTGIPFEYSFSRHRYDKFVFTTVNRMR, translated from the coding sequence ATGAATAAATACCAACGGATTGCGCAAGAAGTCAAACAGCGGATTATGGATAAAACCTATAGTGGTGATGATCCGATTCCCGATGAAATCTCGCTGGCAAGTGAGTTTCAGGTGAGTCGGATGACGATTAAGAGGGCATTGGATACGTTGGTGATGGAAGGACTGTTGAATCGTAAAAGAGGGCACGGGACCTTTATCGTCAAATCGGTTCACAATGGTCCTGTTAACGTCGTCGTGAACGAAATGCTGGGCTTAACCAACCTCCTGCGCGGAAAAGAAATCAAAAATAAAATTGTAGCCTTTGACGTTCAATTTCCATCCGAGGAAGTAGCGGCTCATCTATTTATTGATGCCAATTCTCCTGTGTATCACGTCATCCGTCTGCGTGTTGTAGAGGGCGAGCCCTATGTTATCGAGCGCACGTACATGCCCACGAAGCTGATTAGCGGTATTACCGAGCAGGTGCTGTACGGCTCGGTGTACCAACATATTAAGGAGGAGCTGGGCCTTAATATTGTCGGTTCACATCGTACCATCCGTGCGTCCAAGTCGACAGAGCTGGATCGGGAGCATTTGGACTGTGCAGCGGATGATCCAATCTTGGAAATTGAGCAGGTGGGTTATCTGGATACGGGCATTCCGTTTGAGTATTCTTTCTCGCGGCATCGGTACGACAAATTTGTGTTTACCACAGTGAACCGGATGCGTTGA